A stretch of the Hippocampus zosterae strain Florida chromosome 18, ASM2543408v3, whole genome shotgun sequence genome encodes the following:
- the LOC127591664 gene encoding sphingosine 1-phosphate receptor 3: MIDPHIYLHYNYTGKLDHRPSVDAGVGTGTPDTKTLLFLAVCGFIVLENLTVLVAIWRNQRFHNRMYFFIGNLALCDMLAGVAYLVNLLLSGERTLHLSPVLWFVREGSMFVALGASIFSLLAIAIERHLTMIKMRPYDGNKNYRVFLLIGTCWLIAVSFGALPILGWNCLGNLPDCSTVLPLYSKKYVAFCISVFTALLLAISVLYVRIYILVKSSSRKVSKHSNSEHAMSLLRTVIIVVGVFIACWTPIFVLLLVDVACQQRRHCPVLYKADWFIGLAVLNSAMNPVIYTLASREMRRAFLGLACCLCYGGKMSTAGSGNRQCLEVSRSRSKSWSSQNNHNQQASRQAGPDMEVDSGLGKVSVVVGPSGADADNFLRNEGSE; the protein is encoded by the coding sequence ATGATCGATCCTCACATCTACCTGCACTACAACTACACGGGCAAGCTGGACCACCGGCCCAGCGTGGACGCCGGTGTCGGGACGGGCACCCCGGACACGAAGACCCTCCTGTTCCTGGCGGTGTGCGGCTTCATCGTGTTGGAGAATCTGACGGTGCTGGTGGCCATCTGGCGGAACCAACGCTTCCACAACCGCATGTACTTCTTCATCGGCAACTTGGCGCTGTGCGACATGCTCGCCGGCGTGGCCTACCTGGTCAACTTGCTCCTATCCGGCGAGAGGACCCTGCACCTGTCGCCGGTTCTATGGTTCGTGCGCGAGGGCAGCATGTTCGTGGCGTTGGGCGCCTCCATCTTCAGCCTCCTGGCCATCGCCATCGAGCGCCACCTGACCATGATCAAAATGAGACCCTACGACGGCAACAAGAACTACAGGGTCTTCCTACTCATCGGCACATGCTGGTTAATCGCCGTCTCCTTCGGGGCGCTTCCCATCCTCGGATGGAACTGCCTGGGCAACCTCCCGGATTGCTCCACCGTGCTGCCGCTGTACTCCAAGAAGTACGTGGCCTTCTGCATCAGCGTCTTCACGGCGCTGCTCCTGGCCATATCGGTGCTTTACGTCCGCATCTACATCTTGGTCAAGTCCAGCAGCCGCAAGGTGAGCAAGCACAGCAATTCAGAGCACGCCATGTCGCTGCTGCGCACCGTCATCATCGTGGTGGGCGTTTTCATCGCCTGTTGGACGCCCATCTTCGTGCTGCTCCTGGTGGACGTGGCGTGCCAGCAGCGCCGGCACTGCCCCGTCCTTTACAAGGCCGACTGGTTCATCGGGTTGgccgttctcaactcggccatGAACCCCGTCATCTACACGCTGGCCAGCCGCGAGATGAGACGGGCCTTCCTGGGCTTGGCTTGCTGTCTCTGTTATGGGGGGAAAATGTCAACAGCGGGCAGCGGGAATAGGCAATGCCTGGAGGTTAGTCGTAGCCGGAGCAAGTCGTGGAGCAGCCAGAACAACCACAACCAGCAGGCCAGCAGGCAGGCGGGGCCGGACATGGAGGTGGACTCTGGACTTGGGAAAGTGTCGGTGGTGGTGGGGCCGAGTGGTGCTGATGCTGACAACTTCCTTCGAAATGAAGGGAGCGAGTGA
- the shc3 gene encoding SHC-transforming protein 3 isoform X2, with product MLHRTKYNRFRNESVTSVDDIVHGLSMNPKVSASSETPYTPPADVQPVAASNTPSAPAAAAGHDHSDDGGTPLCTLINKVSNLKFSNSGSLLGIKGLSSAVKDLAVAKLQGGSGASLGVVAPGAAACLSTPEPAVGMSKKSRLDELPLAGEDWNLGCSGPVGKPFRGWLHSSEKISGPGVTYIVKYLGCIEVLRSMRSLDFTTRSQITREAISLVCEAVPPTKGALRKRKPPSKALSNILGKSNLQFAGMSINLNISTSSLNLMTPDCKQIIANHHMQSISFASGGDPDTTDFVAYVAKDPVNRRACHILECSDGLAQDVIGTIGQAFDLRFQQYMQCPSSKPSTTHDRVFNVEELPWTEDEEESAEHPYYNSVPGKMPPPGGFIDARQTNPNAPSDGSQMGTNSVDQNYYQGRHCGENWTEERKSIFIQQGSLDQSSESKGPVTKADEMPTYMNTQQIDEQVLAALQAEAEHVTKGMAATARENPPTDLFDMKPFEDALQSQPQAPSQLSALHKATSVDNSSPLLARSIAFRVQEELEGQAWYRGKMSRRAAEKLLHDDGDFLVRKSATNPGSYVLTGMHNGIAKHLLLVDPEGTVRTKDHVFDSISHLIGHHRDNNLPIVSAGSELCLLQPVVWKQ from the exons ATGCTTCACCGCACCAAATACAACCGCTTCAGGAATGAGTCGGTGACATCCGTCGATGACATCGTCCACGGCTTGTCCATGAACCCCAAGGTGTCGGCCAGCTCCGAGACACCATACACGCCCCCGGCCGACGTCCAGCCCGTGGCTGCCTCCAACACTCCCAGTGCCCCCGCTGCTGCCGCTGGCCACGACCACTCGGACGATGGCGGTACGCCCCTGTGCACCCTTATCAACAAGGTGTCCAACCTGAAGTTCAGCAACTCGGGCAGCTTGCTTGGCATCAAGGGTCTGTCCTCGGCGGTCAAGGACCTGGCGGTGGCCAAGCTGCAGGGCGGTTCGGGGGCAAGCCTCGGAGTGGTGGCCCCAGGGGCGGCGGCCTGCCTGTCAACACCGGAGCCTGCCGTTGGCATGAGCAAGAAGAGCAGGCTGGACGAGCTTCCACTCGCCGGTGAAGACTGGAATCTCGGCTGCAGTGGACCAGTGGGCAAACCTTTCAGAGGGTGGCTCCACTCCAGTGAGAAGATCTCTGGGCCAGGAGTGACGTACATCGTTAAG TATCTGGGTTGCATTGAAGTGCTGCGATCAATGAGATCTTTAGATTTCACCACACGATCTCAAATAACAAG GGAGGCTATTAGCTTGGTTTGTGAGGCTGTTCCGCCGACCAAAGGAGCTCTGCGGAAACGAAAG CCACCATCCAAAGCTCTGTCCAACATTCTGGGGAAGAGCAATCTGCAGTTTGCTGGTATGTCGATCAACTTGAACATCTCCACCAGTAGTCTCAACCTCATGACGCCGGACTGCAAACAA ATCATAGCCAATCATCACATGCAGTCCATCTCCTTTGCATCTGGTGGAGACCCT GACACAACGGACTTTGTCGCCTATGTGGCAAAGGATCCCGTGAACAGAAGAG CGTGTCACATCCTGGAGTGCTCGGATGGGCTGGCCCAGGACGTCATCGGCACTATTGGCCAGGCCTTCGACCTTCGCTTCCAGCAGTATATGCAGTGTCCTTCCAGCAAGCCTTCCACCACACATGACAG GGTGTTCAACGTGGAGGAGTTGCCATGGacggaggatgaggaagagtcGGCGGAGCATCCTTACTACAACAGCGTCCCCGGGAAGATGCCGCCCCCTGGAGGCTTCATCGACGCACGGCAGACCAATCCTAACGCGCCTTCAGACGGAAGCCAA ATGGGCACAAACTCTGTGGATCAGAACTATTACCAAGGGCGGCATTGTGGAGAAAACTGGACAGAAGAGAGAAAGTCTATCTTCATACAACAAG GCTCCTTGGATCAAAGCAGCGAGAGCAAAGGTCCAGTGACAAAAGCGGATGAGATGCCCACGTACATGAACACCCAACAAATTGATGAGCAGGTCCTGGCGGCGTTACAGGCCGAGGCGGAGCACGTGACCAAAGGCATGGCGGCCACTGCGAGGGAGAACCCTCCGACTGATCTCTTTGACATGA AACCTTTCGAGGATGCCCTCCAGTCGCAGCCGCAAGCACCCTCGCAATTATCCGCCCTGCACAAGGCGACGTCGGTGGACAACTCCAGCCCACTGCTGGCGCGCTCCATTGCTTTCCGGGTGCAAGAAGAACTGGAGGGTCAGGCATGGTACCGTGGGAAGATGAGCCGGCGCGCTGCTGAAAAGCTGCTGCATGACGACGGCGACTTCCTGGTGCGCAAGAGTGCCACAAACCCGGGCTCTTACGTCCTGACCGGCATGCACAACGGCATCGCCAAGCACCTGTTACTGGTGGACCCTGAAGGCACG GTTCGGACAAAAGATCACGTGTTTGACAGCATTAGCCACCTGATTGGCCATCACCGTGACAACAACCTGCCAATTGTGTCAGCCGGGAGTGAACTGTGCCTGCTGCAGCCAGTCGTATGGAAGCAGTGA
- the shc3 gene encoding SHC-transforming protein 3 isoform X1, which translates to MLHRTKYNRFRNESVTSVDDIVHGLSMNPKVSASSETPYTPPADVQPVAASNTPSAPAAAAGHDHSDDGGTPLCTLINKVSNLKFSNSGSLLGIKGLSSAVKDLAVAKLQGGSGASLGVVAPGAAACLSTPEPAVGMSKKSRLDELPLAGEDWNLGCSGPVGKPFRGWLHSSEKISGPGVTYIVKYLGCIEVLRSMRSLDFTTRSQITREAISLVCEAVPPTKGALRKRKPPSKALSNILGKSNLQFAGMSINLNISTSSLNLMTPDCKQIIANHHMQSISFASGGDPDTTDFVAYVAKDPVNRRACHILECSDGLAQDVIGTIGQAFDLRFQQYMQCPSSKPSTTHDRVFNVEELPWTEDEEESAEHPYYNSVPGKMPPPGGFIDARQTNPNAPSDGSQMGTNSVDQNYYQGRHCGENWTEERKSIFIQQGSLDQSSESKGPVTKADEMPTYMNTQQIDEQVLAALQAEAEHVTKGMAATARENPPTDLFDMTEPFEDALQSQPQAPSQLSALHKATSVDNSSPLLARSIAFRVQEELEGQAWYRGKMSRRAAEKLLHDDGDFLVRKSATNPGSYVLTGMHNGIAKHLLLVDPEGTVRTKDHVFDSISHLIGHHRDNNLPIVSAGSELCLLQPVVWKQ; encoded by the exons ATGCTTCACCGCACCAAATACAACCGCTTCAGGAATGAGTCGGTGACATCCGTCGATGACATCGTCCACGGCTTGTCCATGAACCCCAAGGTGTCGGCCAGCTCCGAGACACCATACACGCCCCCGGCCGACGTCCAGCCCGTGGCTGCCTCCAACACTCCCAGTGCCCCCGCTGCTGCCGCTGGCCACGACCACTCGGACGATGGCGGTACGCCCCTGTGCACCCTTATCAACAAGGTGTCCAACCTGAAGTTCAGCAACTCGGGCAGCTTGCTTGGCATCAAGGGTCTGTCCTCGGCGGTCAAGGACCTGGCGGTGGCCAAGCTGCAGGGCGGTTCGGGGGCAAGCCTCGGAGTGGTGGCCCCAGGGGCGGCGGCCTGCCTGTCAACACCGGAGCCTGCCGTTGGCATGAGCAAGAAGAGCAGGCTGGACGAGCTTCCACTCGCCGGTGAAGACTGGAATCTCGGCTGCAGTGGACCAGTGGGCAAACCTTTCAGAGGGTGGCTCCACTCCAGTGAGAAGATCTCTGGGCCAGGAGTGACGTACATCGTTAAG TATCTGGGTTGCATTGAAGTGCTGCGATCAATGAGATCTTTAGATTTCACCACACGATCTCAAATAACAAG GGAGGCTATTAGCTTGGTTTGTGAGGCTGTTCCGCCGACCAAAGGAGCTCTGCGGAAACGAAAG CCACCATCCAAAGCTCTGTCCAACATTCTGGGGAAGAGCAATCTGCAGTTTGCTGGTATGTCGATCAACTTGAACATCTCCACCAGTAGTCTCAACCTCATGACGCCGGACTGCAAACAA ATCATAGCCAATCATCACATGCAGTCCATCTCCTTTGCATCTGGTGGAGACCCT GACACAACGGACTTTGTCGCCTATGTGGCAAAGGATCCCGTGAACAGAAGAG CGTGTCACATCCTGGAGTGCTCGGATGGGCTGGCCCAGGACGTCATCGGCACTATTGGCCAGGCCTTCGACCTTCGCTTCCAGCAGTATATGCAGTGTCCTTCCAGCAAGCCTTCCACCACACATGACAG GGTGTTCAACGTGGAGGAGTTGCCATGGacggaggatgaggaagagtcGGCGGAGCATCCTTACTACAACAGCGTCCCCGGGAAGATGCCGCCCCCTGGAGGCTTCATCGACGCACGGCAGACCAATCCTAACGCGCCTTCAGACGGAAGCCAA ATGGGCACAAACTCTGTGGATCAGAACTATTACCAAGGGCGGCATTGTGGAGAAAACTGGACAGAAGAGAGAAAGTCTATCTTCATACAACAAG GCTCCTTGGATCAAAGCAGCGAGAGCAAAGGTCCAGTGACAAAAGCGGATGAGATGCCCACGTACATGAACACCCAACAAATTGATGAGCAGGTCCTGGCGGCGTTACAGGCCGAGGCGGAGCACGTGACCAAAGGCATGGCGGCCACTGCGAGGGAGAACCCTCCGACTGATCTCTTTGACATGA CAGAACCTTTCGAGGATGCCCTCCAGTCGCAGCCGCAAGCACCCTCGCAATTATCCGCCCTGCACAAGGCGACGTCGGTGGACAACTCCAGCCCACTGCTGGCGCGCTCCATTGCTTTCCGGGTGCAAGAAGAACTGGAGGGTCAGGCATGGTACCGTGGGAAGATGAGCCGGCGCGCTGCTGAAAAGCTGCTGCATGACGACGGCGACTTCCTGGTGCGCAAGAGTGCCACAAACCCGGGCTCTTACGTCCTGACCGGCATGCACAACGGCATCGCCAAGCACCTGTTACTGGTGGACCCTGAAGGCACG GTTCGGACAAAAGATCACGTGTTTGACAGCATTAGCCACCTGATTGGCCATCACCGTGACAACAACCTGCCAATTGTGTCAGCCGGGAGTGAACTGTGCCTGCTGCAGCCAGTCGTATGGAAGCAGTGA